A single window of Channa argus isolate prfri chromosome 2, Channa argus male v1.0, whole genome shotgun sequence DNA harbors:
- the LOC137106581 gene encoding alpha-protein kinase 3-like isoform X2, which translates to MGSRRTVTRSLSANGRSINGGDVDGSSRAGACSYLSNVRPENRSTLCSVIAQLTEETQPSFEATLKSKAVSENSNVKFSCVVAGYPVPQVTWYKDDMQLDRYCGLPKYEIFRNGQNHSLHIYNCTVEDAAIYQASASNTKGIVSCSGVLEVGEMNEFKIHQRYFAKMKQKADQRCREAEGKENLEPLRTISPERTQRKRRSTMEAFLSTPSSTEDEGNDENLQEVPGETETGLQEAGTEEVEEKPVPVTDGPVSAVTSGCDVSENDLRRGAYMHDSAHPPKTPVNKKIKISNWEKVAKADTVGERASEERRTKEEIPVSSALSCTESDEVMEVNNITSSSVVDSYVHAHTRKHQKSTTNEEKFVTRPSSDNNECVRPYQKEQLTAFPAVPPSAPPSTSQTVSEGGGKQAAKHGKKAGRKDTGGKPDTLLTPTQPRAPERLRTLRDDATKTEHVTLMDVDNESKTSTGESLAHRDLESVDTLYESWTALHQPPCEQAGDQLSEEEIRQRNQSGSRPALQSEAQTMSNRNEAPASLEPPHDHCAVAELPPQKTALESETTTVDTQTLSLNTALQLSMDKMTQATLHHSRGSDESHSVLFTGPQKSPLESPGAGEKTQGYKVSPAALQSQVETAIKSVDGTEIQVDEKVESNEEGKLLLQDDKMVLNEKIDEMETETAAPGIVMQNKEKETPQNKPVSKTVDESGSEIQHVKPEKCEQSTPYLENNPQNTHSLPQVIDFGEIPKPASEVISIAEVLRAQFKALDSTIANSAPVQAEFVPEDTSEEVRDGDRTGKEDTKESVPDRKMENTPTNMKATLMEIYHQVNREPRTECSSTSPVQALQKPLVIPPISVTTTETTQLHGSAKTSNDGFMDTGQKTKASSQVPLTDCPIVSPTRSEDTKHIFPALTSNDELTVSQRSGTPIKASGQETNTPVLEYANKATEKDLELILKIAPDIKLSSKTESGISETDLGHCNTLQSARKSPTDRAFRSTDPQENQHVQQDRPKAEELSTHPILEARPLLKERTCVSPIPSATPQELASGARRKILPPHSQPEETTEATPPVDNRSQKKDVSTQSSKLSTGPATLSTSQGLSHRSVLLQPAAEQTSPVERRSPLSGRRKTALESPAPSQQSSENVVPVKTEEKTAEKNKHNPFKAPQVIRKIRSETFADASGHMKLWCQFFNVLSDSTIKWHKNDEEIVQIRRNAGEETQVNLAIVQASSKDSGVYRCSITNEYGADSTDLLLSAEILAAMSLREDLGVGEEIEMTPLIFGKGVADSGVWGNKLFGRIMMQESRIGDGCCHKVWRAKVIYGLEPVFESGNTCIIKVRNPIAYGGKEESCLIDRNLETVKQECKIQNLAREYCKIFSAEARAIENFGPCLDGG; encoded by the exons ATGGGTTCTCGGAGGACGGTGACACGCTCCCTCTCTGCCAACGGAAGGTCCATCAATGGGGGCGACGTCGACGGGAGCAGCCGTGCAGGTGCATGCAGCTACCTGTCGAACGTGAGACCAGAGAACAG GAGCACGCTCTGCAGTGTGATCGCACAGTTGACTGAGGAAACTCAGCCCTCGTTTGAAGCAACCCTGAAGTCAAAAGCCGTGTCTGAGAACAGCAATGTGAAGTTCTCGTGCGTGGTTGCCG GATACCCTGTCCCTCAAGTTACTTGGTATAAGGATGATATGCAGTTGGACAGATACTGTGGATTGcctaaatatgaaatattccGCAATGGACAAAACCATTCCCTGCACATTTACAA CTGCACAGTGGAGGATGCAGCTATATACCAGGCCTCGGCCAGCAACACTAAAGGCATCGTGTCGTGCTCTGGGGTTCTGGAGGTGGGTGAAATGAACGAGTTTAAGATCCACCAGCGCTACTTtgccaaaatgaaacaaaaggcAGATCAGAGATGCAGGGAAGCAGAAGGTAAAGAAAACCTGGAGCCGCTCCGAACCATCAGCCCAGAGAGGACACAGAGGAAACGCCGCTCCACAATGGAGGCCTTTCTCAGCACTCCCAGCTCGACGGAGGACGAAGGCAATGACGAGAACCTCCAGGAAGTGCCTGGCGAGACTGAGACCGGGCTGCAAGAAGCCGGCACAGAGGAGGTTGAAGAAAAGCCAGTCCCGGTCACTGATGGGCCCGTGTCTGCTGTCACTAGTGGATGTGATGTAAGTGAAAATGATCTCAGGAGGGGGGCATACATGCACGACTCTGCACACCCACCCAAAACTCCCGTCAACAAGAAGATTAAAATTTCCAACTGggaaaaagttgcaaaggcAGATACAGTGGGAGAGAGGGCGTCTGAGGAAAGGAGGACGAAGGAAGAGATTCCAGTCTCCTCAGCTCTTTCCTGCACAGAGTCAGACGAGGTCATGGAAGTAAACAACATTACTAGTTCTTCAGTGGTGGATTCATACGTCCACGCACACACGAGAAAACATCAGAAATCCacaacaaatgaagaaaagttTGTGACAAGGCCTTCGAGTGACAACAACGAGTGTGTTAGGCCTTATCAGAAGGAACAGCTCACTGCTTTTCCAGCTGTACCTCCATCTGCTCCACCGTCTACAAGTCAAACTGTGTCAGAAGGTGGAGGTAAACAAGCTGCAAAGCACGGGAAGAAAGCTGGACGCAAAGATACCGGAGGAAAACCAGATACACTCCTAACCCCGACACAACCACGGGCACCAGAACGACTGCGCACATTAAGGGACGACGCTACTAAAACCGAACACGTGACACTTATGGACGTTGACAACGAGTCAAAGACGTCCACTGGTGAATCTTTAGCACACAGAGACCTTGAGTCAGTGGACACACTATATGAAAGCTGGACTGCTTTACATCAGCCTCCGTGTGAACAGGCGGGAGATCAGCTGTCTGAGGAGGAAATCCGCCAAAGAAACCAGTCTGGCTCCCGTCCAGCCCTACAGAGCGAG GCTCAGACAATGAGCAACAGGAATGAGGCACCTGCCAGCCTTGAGCCTCCACACGACCATTGTGCAGTGGCCGAACTACCACCACAAAAGACTGCACTGGAAAGTGAGACCACAACTGTTGACACACAGACTTTGTCTTTGAACACTGCTCTTCAACTATCCATGGACAAAATGACACAGGCCACATTGCATCATTCCAGGGGATCAGATGAAAGCCATTCGGTCCTTTTTACAGGGCCTCAGAAGTCACCCCTCGAAAGCCCTGGGGCTGGTGAGAAGACCCAAGGGTATAAGGTTTCCCCCGCAGCCCTGCAAAGCCAAGTTGAAACAGCTATAAAATCTGTTGATGGGACGGAAATACAAGTAGATGAGAAGGTGGAGAGTAATGAGGAAGGTAAGTTATTATTGCAGGATGACAAGATGGTCCTAAATGAGAAGATAGATGAAATGGAGACGGAAACTGCTGCTCCAGGGATCGTgatgcaaaataaagaaaaggaaactcCACAGAATAAACCAGTGTCAAAAACTGTAGACGAAAGTGGCTCAGAAATACAGCATGTGAAGCCAGAGAAGTGTGAGCAATCTACACCATATCTCGAAAATAATCcgcaaaacacacactcactgccgCAGGTGATAGACTTCGGAGAAATTCCAAAACCCGCATCCGAAGTCATATCCATTGCTGAAGTGCTGAGGGCACAGTTTAAAGCTCTGGACTCCACAATAGCAAATTCAGCGCCGGTTCAAGCTGAATTTGTACCAGAGGACACATCTGAGGAAGTGAGGGACGGAGACAGAACAGGTAAAGAGGACACGAAGGAATCAGTGCCCGACAGGAAAATGGAGAACACTCCAACAAACATGAAGGCAACACTCATGGAGATTTATCATCAAGTCAATAGAGAGCCAAGAACCGAATGCAGCTCAACTTCACCTGTTCAGGCTTTACAAAAACCGCTTGTAATCCCTCCTATATCTGTGACCACTACAGAGACCACACAACTTCATGGCAGTGCCAAAACCTCTAATGATGGTTTTATGGACACTGGTCAGAAAACTAAAGCATCTTCTCAGGTTCCCCTGACAGATTGCCCTATTGTTTCCCCCACCAGGAGTGAAGAcaccaaacacatttttcctgcTTTGACTTCTAATGATGAACTGACTGTCAGCCAAAGATCAGGGACTCCTATAAAGGCCAGCGGTCAGGAGACAAATACTCCTGTTTTGGAGTATGCCAACAAGGCAACTGAAAAAGACTTGGAACTGATACTAAAGATAGCTCCAGATATTAAACTCAGCAGCAAAACTGAAAGCGGAATTTCTGAAACAGACTTAGGTCATTGCAATACTTTGCAGAGTGCACGAAAGTCACCCACTGACAGAGCGTTCAGGTCCACAGATCCACAGGAGAACCAGCATGTCCAGCAGGACCGGCCTAAAGCTGAGGAGCTTTCAACTCATCCTATTCTTGAGGCTCGTCCGCTGTTAAAGGAAAGAACCTGTGTTTCTCCAATCCCCTCTGCAACTCCACAAGAACTGGCATCTGGGGCCCGTCGCAAAATCCTACCACCCCATAGCCAACCCGAGGAGACCACGGAAGCCACACCACCTGTTGACAACCGATCTCAGAAAAAGGACGTTTCAACCCAGAGCAGCAAGCTCTCCACCGGTCCTGCGACGCTCTCCACGTCTCAAGGCCTGTCTCATCGCTCGGTTCTGCTCCAACCGGCCGCTGAGCAAACCTCTCCTGTAGAACGGCGTTCTCCGCTCTCGGGCAGGAGGAAGACGGCATTAGAGAGTCCAGCACCAAGTCAGCAGTCCAGTGAGAATGTAGTCCCCGTGAAAACTGAGGAGAAAACTGCAGAGAAGAACAAGCATAACCCATTCAAAG CTCCGCAGGTTATTCGGAAGATCAGGAGCGAGACCTTCGCCGACGCCTCGGGACACATGAAGCTGTGGTGCCAGTTCTTCAACGTTCTCAGTGACTCTACGATCAAATGGCACAAAAACGACGAGGAGATTGTTCAGATTAGAAGAAA TGCAGGGGAGGAAACTCAGGTCAACCTGGCCATTGTTCAAGCATCAAGCAAGGACTCTGGTGTTTACAGATGCTCCATCACAAATGAATATGGGGCGGATTCAACAGACTTACTTCTTAGTGCAGAAA tCTTAGCGGCAATGTCTCTACGCGAGGACCTTGGTG TTGGAGAAGAAATTGAAATGACTCCCCTCATATTCGGCAAAGGCGTGGCCGACTCTGGTGTCTGGGGCAACAAGTTGTTTGGACGCATAATGATGCAGGAGTCTCGCATTGGTGATGGCTGCTGTCATAAAGTCTGGAGGGCAAAAGTCATCTATGGCCTGGAGCCTGTCTTTGAGTC